The Verrucomicrobiota bacterium JB022 sequence TTCTCCACCCAAGACCACGCCGCCGCCTATGTGGCCAAGCACCTCGAAGTGCCCGTCTTTGCCTGGAAGGGTGAGACCCTCGAAGAATACTGGTGGTGCACCGAGCAGGCGCTGACCTGGCCGGACGGCAAGGGCCCCGAGCTGATCGTCGACGACGGTGGCGACGCGACCCTGCTCATCCACAAGGGCTACGAGCTCGAAAACGGCTCCAAGTGGGTCGATTCCGAATCCGAGAGCCACGAAGAGCAAGTGATCAAGGACCTGCTCAAGAAGGTCCACGGCGAAGACCCCACCCACTGGCACAACGTGGTCAAGGAGTGGAAGGGCGTTTCCGAAGAGACGACCACCGGCGTGCACCGCCTCTACGAGCGCCAGAAGGCTGGCACGCTGCTCGTCCCTGCGATCAACGTCAACGACTCCGTCACCAAGTCCAAATTCGACAACCTCTACGGCTGCCGCGAATCCCTCATCGACGGCATCAAGCGCGCCACCGACGTGATGATCTCCGGCAAGGTGGCCGTGATCTGCGGCTATGGCGACGTCGGCAAGGGCTGTGCCCAAGCCATGCGTGGCATGGGTGCCCAGGTCGTCGTGACCGAAGTCGACCCGATCTGTGCCCTGCAGGCCGCGATGGAAGGCTTCCGCGTGTTGACCGTCGAAGACACCCTCGGCTGGGGCAACATCTACGTCACCACCACCGGTAACAAGGACATCATCACGGTCGACCACATGAAGAAGATGGCCGACCAGGCGATCGTCTGTAACATCGGCCACTTCGACAACGAGATCCAGATCTCGCAGATCGACAAGGACAAGAGCGTCAAGCGCGAAGCCATCAAGCCGGACTCTGAAGGCGCCGTCGACAAGTATACCTTCGAAGACGGCCACTGCATCTACATGCTGGCCAAGGGCCGCCTCGTGAACCTCGGTTGCGCCACCGGCCACCCCAGCTTCGTGATGTCCAACAGCTTCACCAACCAGGTCCTCGCCCAGGTTGAGCTGTGGAAGAACGTCGAGCAATACCGCCCGGGCGTCTACATCCTGCCCAAGCACCTCGACGAAGAAGTGGCCCGCCTCCACCTCGAGAAGATCGGTGCCAAGCTGACCAAGCTCAAGCCCTACCAGGCCGACTACATCGGCGTGCCCGTCGAAGGCCCCTACAAGAGCGACCACTACCGCTACTAGGCCCTTCGCCAGCGTCACCTTTTCGAGCCCGACCCTCCCGGTCGGGCTTTTTTTGCGTTCCCGTCGGATATACAGCTGAAACGTTTGTTCGTTTGTGATCTGTGAGTTCCACCATTTCGCCGGGTAGACCGTTCGGTTTGGCTTGAGCCGCACCGCCGGAAAAGGCAGGCTGCTCTGAATAGAGGTCTGAGTTTGCCCCCCATTAAACACCTGCACTGACTTTTATGAAGAGCGCGAAAGATCACGCCAAAGAAGCTTGGGAAGCCGCGTGGCGCATGCGCGTAGAGCGCACCGCCGGTCACAACGAACGGCTCCGGCAACTGGTTAAGGCGCGCAGCCTGGGAGGCGGTTACAAAGCCGCCACCACCACGAGCTACCGCCGCGGTCCGGGCCTTTAACCCCGTTTAGCTTTTTTGCTGCTGCACGTCCTGCAGCACGCGGGCGGTTTCCTGCCACGCCCAATAGTAGTTCTGGTAGAGCGCGTAATACTTTTCGTATTCGCCCACGTAGCGCTGGTAATCCTGCACCACCTTGCGGTGGGTTTCCATTTCCTCGCGGCGGCTTTCCGCCTGGGCGCGCAAGA is a genomic window containing:
- the ahcY gene encoding adenosylhomocysteinase; translation: MSTDTLTKADYKVANINLADYGAKEVRIAEHEMPGLMATREKYAKDQPLAGVRIMGSLHMTIQTAVLIETLKALGADVRWCSCNIFSTQDHAAAYVAKHLEVPVFAWKGETLEEYWWCTEQALTWPDGKGPELIVDDGGDATLLIHKGYELENGSKWVDSESESHEEQVIKDLLKKVHGEDPTHWHNVVKEWKGVSEETTTGVHRLYERQKAGTLLVPAINVNDSVTKSKFDNLYGCRESLIDGIKRATDVMISGKVAVICGYGDVGKGCAQAMRGMGAQVVVTEVDPICALQAAMEGFRVLTVEDTLGWGNIYVTTTGNKDIITVDHMKKMADQAIVCNIGHFDNEIQISQIDKDKSVKREAIKPDSEGAVDKYTFEDGHCIYMLAKGRLVNLGCATGHPSFVMSNSFTNQVLAQVELWKNVEQYRPGVYILPKHLDEEVARLHLEKIGAKLTKLKPYQADYIGVPVEGPYKSDHYRY